aaaccaacaaaaaaccaccatcCTGTCTCAAAGAGCCATTCCTTTCAGAACCACACACTTCAACACCAGCAAGCAGTAGAGGCTATTATTAGAATCCAGACATGGATACAAAGAGCTCTTCAGTTAACGACAACACTGAAACAGTTTTGGTTTACAATCTGTGTGGTTTGCAAGTTTTgttacaaagaaacaaaagttaATTTGAGGAGGGGAGGTGGAACaatacaaaccaaacaaaagcacaCACACTCACCCTCACTGCACACACGTGCAACTCAAAGCCTTGCAAGCCAACAAGTAACTTTGAGTTTATtatgaaaaaaccccaaacatatggatttaaattataaatattttaaattaatagtaCTTTGTTATCAGTCCTTGGGTTATGTTTTAGATATAAATTCTTCAGGAAGCCActcaagagaaaaaacatgctACCTGCCAGAAGGTAAATGTTTTGCCAAATGCACTTCATTGCCTAACCAGTCTAGCAGAAACGCAGCTCTGAGTAGCAAAAGAATTCCACACACAGCATACCCTAAATCTGTTTCCCAAAAAGAATAAGCTGTTCCAGCAAATAGATGTTTTTACTGGTACAGATGCATTTACATTGCTGTATCtacctttttcattttcctgaagcAACTTGCcataaaagacattttcattcCTAGCCAAGAGACAAACTTTCAAAGTTTTCAAGTGCAGACAAAGTTTTCTGGCAACAATGCACTGTTCATTGGAAATAATACatacaaaatgtttaaaaaagttaaaaattaagaCACCACTTATCATTGATCACAGAAACCTTTCAGACTGTGCTATTCATTCAACTTTTTTCTCAGCTCTTGGGTTACTTTTTTGTCAGCAATAACTTGAGCTACTGGTTTTGCTAGAGCAAACAGCAAATTTCCTTTCTAGAATAAACACTTCCAAAGGACTCCTGCTTTTTGTCCTAGTGGCTCAAAAGCAGGGACAATGCTTAAATCCTTCTCTTTAGGAGAAAATAAGCAAGTCTCCTTTTTTGTACAATATACTTTTTTGGTTCATTTTTAAGCACAAAACATGTCTAGCAATAAAAATAGGGCTCTGGGGTTTCAGTATAACTACAGATGATTTTAGCACTGGAAATTTAAAGACAACTCTGAAGTTTCACAGTTGAATCTCAAGTTCTACAATACACATTAATATGCATGGAAATACTTCAGCAACAATTGTCTCCAAACGTGCCCTGAAATCTAGGTTCATTATAGTGTTATCTGAGAGTTCAAATTCCCCATCTGCAAAGAAAGATTCAGTCAGTATGAAGTAACTTCATACTCTCTTTGCTGACGTAATAGACTTGGAATTTAAAAAGAGCCGATGCCATCACAGAGTCAAAACTGTAGCTCAAGAAATGTAAATTTGGTCCAACTGAGTTCTGATTGTGCTGTACTGTACCAAGTTATTCAAATACACAAAGCTGACTTCACACTGCATCATCCTTGTGAGCACAGTATTCTGTATCCCAAAGTGTCCTTTAAAGGAAAGTTTGAAATTCAAAAGGTACATTCAGTTGcactttttaattattctttctgCCCCCAACAAACAAGAGTTAAAACCCCCAACTTCAAGCTTCAGCCAATATGTTCGTGTTAACTGTTTATTATTCTTGAAGAATGTACTGTTTAAAAGATGGTTACTAGCTGAGACAAAGTAATAAAGTTTGACTACATTTAATCATTTGGCCACCACCCATTTGGAAGATGCTGATAAAAGTGACTTAGCCTAATACAGCTTGAGGAGTTAGTCAAGTTTAAGAGCCTTCAGATCGGTAAATATGTGGGCATAATACACTTCCTAATGGAAATAATCACTATTCTGACAAACCTCTCTCATTCTTCAAGGAGCAAATTCTTGTTTTGAAGTCCGGAAGATGTTATGCTGAAACTTACAGCAATAAAATACAATCCTAGCATTTACGTCTGAAAAATTATCCTTTAAGATGGCAATGTAAAAGAGTAAATATTTGAGCTTTTAAAGgcaaagctgcagaaaaaatcAGATCTCTATGCTTGAAGCTGCCACTGAACATATGGATGCCAGACAACAGGCTTACAGTGATCACCATTTGTTTCAACACTTTGAATTCACCCTGTACCACATTGacacagaattttctttttacagcagTGTAAAAGTCTACAATTTGCTTAACTGCTTTACATCAGACCAAGGGAAAAGTAAAAGATGCTGTGTTTTAATACCAATACTTctcaaaaattacatttaaaaccaACAAGTTGTGCAGCTTTAACTATTAACAAGTAAGATGCCTTTCATGCTATATTGCTCTTAGTTCAAACACTGCCTTCATTGTTGTTACAGCACTGTATTGACATAATATGGATTTTTCCCTGTTAATCGAACTTGAAAATGTCCCTATATGTGTATCTGGAGCAAACCATTCTTGCAAGTCTTAGTGCAAAAGGTCTTGTGATGAAAGAATTGCCACAAGTGCTGTTACTTTCCAGACTCCCTACCTTATGCTTTATTTACAAGAAATATGATTAGGAATAAAATGTGCACACTGTGATAGAGATCATTCAACACCAACAGCAGCAAGGATTAGCTGAGGTTTGACTAGTACAATTCTGCATGGTAAGGTCTGGACCTCTTAACAGATGGACGTTATCATCCATTATTCAGATACTAGAGCTTTTATTTGAATTTGAAGCCATAATAATGGTAGTTCTTCTCATATTTTATGGTCTTCTTTTTAATCTATGTAGTAAGACTGTGATTTTAAGATACATGATAGCCATATAAACTGGAAATGAAACCTTCAAAATGTGAATCCtaaggaggggaggaaaaaaatatataaaaaatcaaATCCACCCCTCAGAAGCAGCTCAAAATTGCATTGCAAAAGGCACCATCCAAGACCCAGAGAGTAGACAGGAAGATCTGAAAGTCTTAGTAATCAAATTTACACTGATCGGAGTAATAGATTCGATGTGATTATTAGAAGCATCACAACAATGATGCAGAAAAGACACACTGTTCAGGAATTGTTGGCAGAGGAAAAGACACGGGAAGCTACTTATTCCTATaataaagttttatttcatgTCCACAATATAGTAGAAAATAGGTCTGATAAAAGTTCTGAAGCGACAGCAGGAAAGAGGGTGGCAAAGGGAAACCAAAGAAATCACACAGAACAGGGCACAGCTCTACTGTAAATCAAagcttacagaaagaaaaaaaaataaataaacaaatcaacactttaaagaattttaaaaagaggaaaaacaaaatctgtattttttcttaatggaGTAGAAAATGCATagcaaaataaatcattatttCTTCCACATAAGCAAAAGGAGCTTATAGTTTCTAAGTTAATTAGAAAAATCTGACCAGGTTAGGCCTaccagcattttttttattttaatgtaacagTACAGATGCAACCTCCAGTTTGGGCATGAGGAATCATTACTGAACTGCCAACTTCAAGAAACAAGAACATTTGCCATTCTTCTATTTTTGAAACTGCAAACAATACATCAAGCTTGCTCAATCATTATTCATTTCTTATAACAGGAAAGCataagaaaataatccaaaaaataaaattaaaaaaaaaaagtaatttttgctCAAGTCAATGAGCATTGCTTGGATAATCTCTGAGGGAAGGAATATACTACTCAATACACCCCCAGTGACTTGTACAGGGCAAGCCTTCCATGCAGTCATAAATAAGGAAGTCCAAAAGTACTACAGTTTGCAAAACAGCTTCCTCCATTTCCAGCACTACTTGACTCACTCTGACATTAAACAAATCTAAGTATTTCCTTCAAATTATTCACCTGTCAGGTACATTTCTGTACATTGCTGCTCTCTAGGAAAGCAAGATGGCCTATGTAGAACATgacataagaagaaaaataagtaacttTTTAGATAGCTAAACTATTACGtactcattttttattttaatatgctACCTCATTATTATTAACGGAaggtttcacacacacactgcgAGTTCCTTTCACACAATATTCTGGAAGCATGTTGTGGCTAAAGTGAAAGACATTGAAAAAATGAACTACACACACCAACACAGAAAAattaccatttaaaaataaaaaaatataaaaacctgCGTAAAACCAGGTATAAACCTTAACTATACAGTGTACATtgcaaaaatatctttaatagATGGCCTGCAACCCTATGATACGCCACTAGATGGCGAGTTTTGACAGAAATTAGCCAACGTTTTGTTCCTGCAAATTGCAAGTGCATAGGAAAGAAACAATCACGGTAAAAGAGTGAAGGTGgagaacaaaaaaggaagagttaAATAAACTACAAGTCTTCTGTACAGAGCAAATTTAATATTAGGCaaaaagggttttgttttcacatctGTCACACAGATAATCCTTacgcacatactctcacagacACCGAAGAACTTGTTTCGTATTTGGTCACTGACAGCAACATTGGCTGTAGCAACTACAAGAATACAAAATCTGGAGGAAGGCTGAAAGTGAATCAGCAGACTTCAGCTTATGTGAAGAACTGCTAATTAGGACCCACAAAGGGGTCAGAAGTACACAAAGTGTCTGTAAAAGGAGGGTAAGAAAGCTGAGTTCATTCAGTTTGGCAAAGAGGAGGCTACGCAGTGATCTACTAACAATCTGTAACTACTTGAGAGAGTTAAAAGAATGACAGAGCTAAATACTACTTTATAGTGCCAGacaatataataaaataacagcCATAGACTGCAGCTTGTGAGGTTCAGGCTggacatcagaaaaaaaagtataaaaaataaataaatcaatagaatggaacagcagcactggaacaggttgcacaGACAGGTTGTACCATGCACACTTGGAGGTTTTCAAGTTTCAACCAAAGGGCATGGCTGACCTGATGTAGTGTTGGCAACAGCCCTGCTTCAAGCAGAAGGCTGGATAGGAGCACTTCCAATAGTATTTTCACCACTGTAAAGTGGAGATGGATCTGGCAGACTCTGGCACACATGGAAGGGCAATCATTCcagcaaaataacaaaataaaccaaaaaaaaaaagccaccaacaacaaaaagttCTCTGCATTTTGCCTAATTATTATCAATTGTTACATCCAACCTGAGTTGTTAGAAGAAGACATTACTTAATGTACCAGCAAAAAGTATTGGCAGTAACTTCAgagacacagaaaacaaatacagatttGAATATACAGATGCACCTATTAATAGTATTTTATTCAGTTTGTATCTGCAACTGACTTGCCTGCCATACAGTGAAGTcacatatcacagaatcagattatgggttgagttggaagagacctcagacaccatccagttccaaacccctgcaatgggcagggacaccttccactagagcaggttgctgaaGGCCCCATCCTCCCCGGCCTTGACCACttccggggatggggcagccacagcttccttggacaaccTTTTCcacacatcctcctcctctccataGGGAAGGAAAACTTTGCGTTGTTTCTGTCCTTGCACACCCATAAAGGGCCCCAAAGCGACACTCACCGATTAATCACTCAAAATATAATTTGTCTCttacaaactaaaaaaaaaaaaaaaatcacatattcCCAATCTATAAATTGCGCAATGCTTATCATACCCACCTTTCATATTAACAAATAGGGTTTTGAAAAGTACGATCTAAATCTGAAAGatcataatttatttaaaaaacatttcagctgtaaTATGTCACTTGGTTCACTGATTGATCCTGTAGCCAAAAAAGGATGTGATATTTGATACTGCTGGAAACAGGCACCCAAGGAGGAGCTTCTATAGCTGAATTCCCCTAAAGACAGACATTAGCATTTCTGTGCTAATGTAAGAGTGGtacagaaaaggagcagaaatcAAGCAAGTGCAGTAAGAGCAAGTATTGACAGGGCTAAATGGGCTGGAAACAACAACATCAAGGAGCCTGAGTAACCTGCATTGCTTTTTAATAACCTACTGCTTTCACCCCTTCAGATCAATATAATATAGTCCTCATGTATTTGAAGTCAtgctaaaaacaaacaaataaacaaacaagttAAAATAACTGCTTTATATGTTCTTCACAGTTCCTCATGAGAATGTCTGAAATTCAGAAGTCCACAATAGCCAGCTGACTATTTGAATTACAAGAACCTATTCTATTTCCAGGAAACATTACAACAGCCACAGGAATAAAGCTGTTCATTCTGTAATCACATACACTCTTCCCTACTCATTCAGCTCTTTCAGCTTTGGTCTGCCACACCATTCTCCATAATTTCAGCTTGACCTTTTGCTACCAACCTATACAGAACTTTATacctcattttaaaagaaaaccaaatcttGTCTTTTAAATAAGTTCTTTCTGTAGCTTACCACAGTCTTGTGCTTTGATACTGGAGAAGCATGCAAATAAGCATAAAAGCTCttaacagaaatacagcaaatataCCTGATAAGTTAACTGCACAATATTCCCATGTTTAAATTCAAAACTACTGCTGGCAGATAACAAAATACTGACAGAGCAGAAATTAAACTTTATGCTTACCTGTAATACATAAGTAAACATCTCCAAACAAAAATACTACATAAGAAAAAAGGTGTATTTAAGTGAACACTGAATTTGTCTTGTAGCATAAATCTCAAATAACTGAAACGTAAGCAGAAGCCTTACCTCATCAGAAGAGAGAAGGTAAATAGGTGTTAACATAGGAATTTTACTTAATTCACAATTCAGGCCAAGTGATGTCAGGATCTCCTTGAGAACTTCATATCTCTGGGTATTGCTTCTcttaagcaaattaaaatcCTGTTCAGTTTGGACATCCACAGAATTGATATCCAGTTCCAAGTGTGCCTGGCAGGACATGTACagagggaataaagaaaaaaaaaatgctgttggTATTTGGTATCACACGTTTTAGTTTAGAGCTAAGtataacattttcaaaagcagctttgtCCTGACTGTGGTTGCTGAACTATCCAGTTACTAGTAGAAAGGCTGATGGagttgggcctgttcagcctagagaagagaaggcgaAGGGTGAATCTGATCAATGTGTATAAACAACTGAAAGAAAGGTGTCAAGATGATGGGGCTCTTGGTGGTGCCAAGgaataggacaagaggcagtgggcataaactaaaacacaggacGTTCTacctgaacatgaggaagaacttctttactatgagggtgtcTGAGCATTGGAATAGGTTACGCAAAGAGGTTGTGGAGCCTCattccctggagatattcaagagcCATGTGAACACAATCCTGAGTAATGTGCTCTgagtgaccctgcttgagcagggagattggactagatgatctgcAGTGGTCCCTTAAAGCCCCAACTGTTCTGTGATATTTAGAAGCCTTTGTACCCTGCTATATGCAtattaatttaatgaaaatggCAAGCTATTATCTTTGCTATTTctccaactttgcacattttaaTCGTGTTCTTCATATTTGATCTACTTTATTGAAATTCAGGAAATATGCCAAAATGGGGGGCAGGGGAGaacagaaaaaagggaaacaacaagAGTGTGACAGAACATTTAATGGCTGATGTCACTGTCCtctgaagagaaaacaataaGGCATTTCAAATCCAGACTggaagttatttaaaattataaaatgacACACTAATCCTGTTAATCTGATTTTTGAAGCTATACTGTAATGCCCTTTTTCTGCGGAAAACCTCTGCAGTATTGAGTTTTACTGCAGCAGAAGGGTCAATTTAAACAGTAGAGCAAAGCAGGTTTCACCAGGGAACTTGCAGAAATGGATAGCAACGGTAGCTAATCAATTTTCTAGTACAAGCACACAGCACATGGGTGGCACAGCTTCCTACATAAAGCTATAAAAGACATGCTACTATGTATAACAGAGTTTCCAAAAAGCTAGCAGATTTAATCTGATAAACAGACAAAAACACTTCTAAGAAACCCAATGAATATTTCTATGTTACATAATTGCTAAAAGAGTGGATGCTACCTGATACATGAGCAGTTAAATTTGAGTGCTATGGGCTCCTGAGAAAATTCTCCTGTAACTAAAATATTGGTAAAAAAGGGTCCTAGAATCTTCCATAAAGTTTGTTCAAGTGTGTCTCCATTATATTCCTCATCTACTTAAACACTGGTAATTGCTCTGTTTTTCTCAGTGTGCTGGGACAGAGTAAAGACACAGTAAAGGAAGTGATACAACTGTGAACAAccatgctaaaaataaaatgtttaccTCTCCTCCTACTGAGGCCAACTCAAAATGCGCAAGATGCCTTCAGGCTGACTAAAAGTTTTTCTATGAAGTGGCTGAAATTTCTCTGACTTTAACAGCACAGGTTATACACCCAGACAGATGTATACTATAGAGCATAGACTTCTTTTCTAAATTTAATGGTACTTCTTAACAGCTTTCCTACCACTCAAAACATTAGTTAGGTTATCAGTGACTATATAATCAGTGACCAACATTTACCTTTAACACATCCATGGAAGCTTCTCATCCATTATCCAAGAAGACAGAgagtaacaacaaaaaagattATGAACACTTGAACTTAATCTGTTGTTTAACTTTTTGAGGGGATGttgtttttgaggttttttttagcAGAGAGCACAATACCATAACATTGGAGAGGTACCTATTTGCTGGGATATTATTATGATTAAATGGAACGAATACAATTTCGGCTCATTCTAGACTCCCCCATTTCTGAACCCCAAGTATTTGTTAGGTGCAAcatattaaacattttaaagtttaaagCTTGAAAAAgagtcagaaaacaaaaaagcaggtTTCCAGGAGGCCAGATTCTCCTTCACAACCCCCACCCAAAAAAGGAGCATATACTACTGACTGAAAATGTGTTGAggttaacaaaaaaacccaagttttAGAATTTTAATTTTGGTAGTAAATAGAAAAAGTACATTCCAGATTAATAcagggttgtggggttttttaatgacAGAATAGCAAGGCCAACAACATAAACCTAACATCCACCCAAAAAATTAGCCTGAATCAAAGTGCTGATAAAGAAACCAACGACTTGGTTCACTTCATAACACTGAGATGCAAACAGTATATACCTGACAGTGCTAGCAAAAAGAGACCCAACAGACTTAGATCAACaacagcatttcagtgcagTCAGAGACTAACCTTTCTTGTGTAGTTACTTGCTCAAGCAAGAATTGTTGGGCAGTTTTTCTAGATATGGAATGCAACAAGTAATAAAGGCTGGGACTTTCTCATTCACTAGTCAGATTTCCAGAAGTGCTGGCTACCATAACCTTAAACCTTAAGAAAACACATCTTTCAAGTTTCTTGCAAGGTTTGTTTTACATCCTCTCCTTACCCTCTCCTTCACCATAATTTGTATTTCCATAGGGATGTATCTTTTTTTATCTTGCTAGTATAATCTTTCACCCCAAGTCCACCAACGACtcagctcttcctcttcccacctCCCAAAATCTGCAAAATGCACAGCTGTATCACTGCACAACCTCTAGCAGGCAGAAAAAGGTAGCTCTGCTCTTGAAGATGCTTGCTTACTGTGCAAATCTGTGGTCTTGCGTGATCTACATGTGCATAGCTACATGGTGAAAAGGAGGAAGTGAAACAGCGGTGACATTTCTTTAACATTCTTTAAGTTTCCTCAGGATCAAGTGAAAGACATTCTGCAGAGTCCTTATTCATTCACTGAGACATCCACCTACACCTCCCTTTGACAGACATCCCCAAGAGCATGCaatgggaaaaagggaactTTTTAAGCAAATTAATGTTTCTGTATACAGTACCTGAGAAAGAACAGCTTCTCCTCCACTGTCTCCGTAAGACAGACGAACAATAACTATGTCTTTATCAGCATTATTTAATCGACTCAGTATCTTCACTTTGCTTGTATCTTCCTTCATTACTTCCTCAAAAATACAGCCACTGACCAAGAGATTTAACTTCATTTCAGAGCTGTCCATTTTAGAGACTACTAATTCATGAACAGActtcttcagtttgttttttctctttatttgtaTGCCATCAAACgtaaaagatgaagaaaatccTAGAATCTTTCCACCTTTAGACAAAAACTTCATAAATTGTTTGTGGTTCTCCTCAGAAATAGGCTCATCTGTGGCAATGATCAACAGCAGTGAATTATCAACCCACGGAGCTTTCAGAACTTGTTCCTCATGCAGCTGGTAGATGGTGTAGCTGTCTGCATCAGTGCATTCTTGAAGGATTGATTTTACCTGCTCAAATTCCACTTCTGCAGTTTCAGAGCCAAGATAAATCAATATATTAGGGGGCTTTCCAGCAAGGTTTACTCTCTTGATTCCTTTTGCCAGAAAACCATCACTCTCTTCAAGTGTGCTATTGCAATCATCAGAAAGTTCTGGAATGTCTTCTGCAGAGGCATATCTGACGGATTCAATAGTACTGTTTTCAAGCTGCAGGCATTCATGACAGCTGGAAAGATGCAAGTGATGATGTTCTCCAGCACCTGTCTCTTCGTCAGATAAACTGTTGGATTCATCTTCAGGCTcagtttccttctccagcttggATTTCTCCTCTTCACATTGTCCTGCAGTCTCTGCTACTCCTAATCCTGATTTAAGAGTAGTCCCAAAAGTAGCAGCAGGAGTTACTCCATCCATTTGTGTACTGCTTACACTTTGCTCTTTTACAGATGGTTCCACCTCTGCCAACTCCTTCAGAGTAGATTCCTGTAGATGGACAGCTGAGAGAgttaaataataagaaaatggGTTATCAAGGTGATATTTAAAGAGCTATGATATCAATACCATAGCAGGATTTAGATTTAATTTCACTACAAAACATCTATAACAGCAAGAATTTGTTTGACACACCAAATCCTAATCCTCTCCCCCAAGAACACAATAAATTTGCACTCATGACACAAGTCATTTACTCTAATGACTCTTTGTTTCAGGAAAGTCTGACTGAGAGCACAATAGTCAATATTTATATGGCACATTTAAACAAAGTAACATTTATTGTGAGTGCAAACATATCTGCACAAAAGTAAAACATGACAAGTACTGCACACAATGAAGATGTATTCTTAACAGAATGATAATCAATGGGTGGGAAGGCGAGGAAGTTCCCAGAAATGTACCAATTTAACAGCTTGTTATTTTGCCTGCCCCTCTGTCCCCAACAAAGCACACAGTGAAGCAAGGAAAGAACCTTTGGAAAAAATACTGGCCTCTTAAGCAGGGCAGGGTGCAAAAATTGCTTgctgttattttgaaattaaCTATTTCGAAATAAGCTAATAAAATGATGATATTGGGTAAGACATTTTGCACTGCTGAAGGCTGCAGATAAAAGCCTGGAACAAGTTAAggggaatgaaaaaaatctttcagcttTCAGTCTGCAGAAAGGGAGACATACCCACCATAGCAAGACTTGGGAGCTGAGAATCTGAGGGAAAACTACCAAATAGGAAAAACTGTTAaaccttcctctttctccccctGGAAAAGGATGGAATTGCAAAGACAAAAAACTTCTGGCAAATGCAAGCGAGAAAAGAAGGGCAAATATGATTATTACCAGTGTGAAACTTGCAGAACAAACTAAataacaggagagaaaaaaaatatatatatacttttcaTAGGGTAATTTTTTTCAGCCACTGAgccatgaaaatatttcaagtcaAAGTCTGCAAAATTTCACTGAATCTCTCTCCACTCCCATAAGGCCAAAGAAACTTACTATGGCTTTGTTTCTGATTTCTCACAAAAATTCAGTGAGAAACTTTATTAACAGAACAGTCAACTGGCACACAACACCAGATCCAAGTATAATCACCTTCTTCACTTAACAGCACTTGTATTCCCTTGAAACTATAACCCCTTTGCCTAGTTTGGAGCAAAAATGTGAAGTAAGATTGTTTTCACAGCTCGGGAGAACTTCATAGCCATCAGCCTATATCCTATATCCTACTGGAGCAGGTCTAGCATGCACACAGTACTCGAGGCAAAATGAGCCAGAAAGCATTCTGAAAAGTAAATGACGGGGACACTCAGCTTCTACCTTCTCCTGCATGAATATTTTTGCAGAAAAGCACCAAGAGACAAAATTTCACATCATATACCTTTGTGAGCATATTCCCACCCTCTTGCACACTATCTAGCTGCTCTCGATTTTGGCATTCCCTGACTTCTGCCAAAGCACTATGATCTACATTATTGATACGCCTTATTTAGGGGGAGGTTGGGGACAGGGAGAGGTTTCCTTTTGTAgtcaaaatcattattttattattctacATGACCCAATTTTTATCAAGACAACTGAGAAGTCACAACTAAGCAGGAAA
This Lathamus discolor isolate bLatDis1 chromosome 4, bLatDis1.hap1, whole genome shotgun sequence DNA region includes the following protein-coding sequences:
- the HLCS gene encoding biotin--protein ligase isoform X2; translation: MEDRLQMDNGMVPHKIVSVHLQESTLKELAEVEPSVKEQSVSSTQMDGVTPAATFGTTLKSGLGVAETAGQCEEEKSKLEKETEPEDESNSLSDEETGAGEHHHLHLSSCHECLQLENSTIESVRYASAEDIPELSDDCNSTLEESDGFLAKGIKRVNLAGKPPNILIYLGSETAEVEFEQVKSILQECTDADSYTIYQLHEEQVLKAPWVDNSLLLIIATDEPISEENHKQFMKFLSKGGKILGFSSSFTFDGIQIKRKNKLKKSVHELVVSKMDSSEMKLNLLVSGCIFEEVMKEDTSKVKILSRLNNADKDIVIVRLSYGDSGGEAVLSQAHLELDINSVDVQTEQDFNLLKRSNTQRYEVLKEILTSLGLNCELSKIPMLTPIYLLSSDEEIHLAFLKWLEGNVDAEGLRASSKVSLKFVSSYESKMEITPSLIPVITETGSFSSEHFSLKTYQQNLQTKKLGKILLFSEVTTTTQNLLDGLMFELPEEMGLIAIAVRQTQGKGRGGNVWLSPVGCALSTLHITIPLHSNLGQRISFIQHLVSLAVVESVRSIPGYEDIDLRVKWPNDIYYSDLIKLGGVLVNSTLTETTFHILIGFGFNVNNSNPTICINDLITKFNKEEGKNLKPLTADCLIARTVTVLERLIDIFQEKGPNGVLPCYYKYWVHSGKKVRLHDEEGPIAWIVGIDDYGFLQVHEEGKDVESVHPDGNSFDMLRNLIVPKH